The Brienomyrus brachyistius isolate T26 chromosome 7, BBRACH_0.4, whole genome shotgun sequence DNA segment TGTAGATGAGATGTGGAATGGGGTTCTGTAGATGAGATGTGGAATGGGGTTCTGTAGATGAGATGTGGAATGAGGCTCTGTAGATGAGATGTGGAATGGGGTTCTGTAGATGAGATGTGGAATGAGGCTCTGTAGATGAGATGTGAAATGAGGTTCTGTAGATGAGATGTGGAATGAGGCTCTGTAGATGAGATGTGGAATGGGGTTCTGTAGATGGGATGTGGAATGAGGTTCTGTAGATGAGTGGTGGAATGACTCTTGCTGGGTGCTTTAGAGAAGCTCATGGGAATTATGTCTGCATTCTAGCAGCTCAATCAGGAATTCTTTTCTGTAAGCATGTTGCTTTATAGGTGCTGGCCCATCTTATCTTGGCCTCATGCAGTTTCATCCATAGTCTGATGAAGCCAGGAACCTTGATAAAGGCATTGGCTATGGAAGTGGAAAATGGGAGTGATTTTCACTCGAGTGACATACCACGTCGTAGGTCTCCATGTCTGCATACTTCCACCCAACTGTTCCACCAGCATTTATTTGGTCCTTCCAAACCAAAATCATGTCCATTGGCTGCCGGGGTCATTTACAGTGACATAACTGAATATTTTGATCTTCAGTGATTGTGAAGTGCTGACTGATCCTTATGATCATATCGAGAACAGGCTACCTAATTAAACTGTATTTTTTCATGCTCTGTCCTAAATTAGGCAAATATGAATTATAAAGCATAGCAAAGTATAAATAATAGACAGCAGATTTTTCATATGTGCAGTTTAGATGTCCTGCAGTAATTTGAAGGGAGTGAAAGTACTCTAAAAGCACATTCTCTCACTTTGACGCTTATTTTAAGATTTATGATACTGTATTTGCACTGTAAAAGCACAATGCCTTGGTTTATCGCTTATCTTAAGATCTTTATGCTGGATCTGGACTCTAAAAGTAGGCCATCTTGGTTTGTAACCTACTGTAAGATTTGTGATACTGGATCTTGACTCTATAAAAGCACACTGCCTCGGTTTATCACTTATCTGTCCCCTTTGAAGTTTGGCTGGTAGTACGGAGAACTGTGGAAGTGCAAAGATGGAGATGCATGGGTTGCTGGTGCATATCTGACTTGAATGAGCGTGGATTTTGGGGGTAGTGTTTGGCTCAGAGGGTCCGGACACTCTACCTGTGATTAGAAGCTCACTGGATTGAACCCgctggtcagcagagtgatttcattgtTGGGCCCATGAGcgtgacccttaaccccaatttttCAATGAACTGTATGACCCTGCTTCCGCAACTGtatgctgctttggataaaggcatcTGATAGAtctgatgtggactggtgtACAGTTTATTACTGTCCCTTTAAGCAGTATGACAGTCATcctctaatgtggactggtgtacAGTTTATTACGGTCCCTTTAAGCAGTATGACAGTCATCCTCTAATGTGGACTGATGTACGGTTTATTACTGTCCCTTTAAGCAGTATGACAGTCATcctctaatgtggactggtgtacAGTTTATTACGGTCCCTTTAAGCAGTATGACAGTCATCCTCTAATGTGGACTGATGTACAGTTTATTACGGTCCCTTTAAGCAGTATGACAGTCATCCTCTAATGTGGACTGATGTACGGTTTATTACTGTCCCTTTAAGCAGTATGACAGTCATcctctaatgtggactggtgtacAGTTTATTACGGTCCCTTTAAGCAGTATGACAGTCATCCTCTAATGTGGACTGATGTACAGTTTATTACTGTCCCTTTAAGCAGTATGACAGTCATCCTCTAATGTGGACTGATGTACGGTTTATTACTGTCCCTTTAAGCAGTATGACAGTCATCCTCTAATGTGGACTGATGTACGCTTTATTACTGTCCCTTTAAGCAGTATGACAGTCATCCTCTAATGTGGACTGATGTACGGTTTATTACTGTCCCTTTAAGCAGTATGACAGTCATCCTCTAATGTGGACTGATGTACGCTTTATTACTGTCCCTTTAAGCAGTATGACAGTCATCCTCTAATGTGGACTGATGTACGGTTTATTACTGTCCCTTTAAGCAGTATGACAGTCATcctctaatgtggactggtgtacAGTTTATTACGGTCCCTTTAAGCAGTAAGTATGACAGTCATCCTGTGACATGGTGTGATAGTGAGTGGTTCTCACACTAAGGACCTTTAGGCTGCTGTTCTGTTCCCTCCCTTTGGTGATATTGAGAGTTGCTGACAGAAACCAGATGACTTTTCCCCTCCCATCCTCTTTCCCTTTCCTTCCCTTCTCCTGGATAAGCTTCCCTCCATATTTGGGTTTGTACCCGTAGTGGAGTTTGAGGGAGCGGGGGGAGGTGTGAACACCGCCGATGACAGACGCTAGGGGGGCGCCTGCACTTTTCGCTCACCATTAATGTTAATCCAAAGTCCTTTTAGAAAACATTCTAGATTCCTTGAACAgacaaaaatatttaatattttaccaCATGTGTTGTATCGCTTATTTAATAAAGCACCAGTAGAAACTTAAGAATTTAGAGACGCAAAAtatgtacagaactgtgcaaaagtcttaggcaggcaaagaaaacgatgtttagattatcctcgggttggtgtaaaactatgatattatacctgtcaaagtgtgtcagcttagccctttcagaacctctgctaaaatcatcctagtatttgcagcgaccgtccagtgcagccatgtattgtttgacttgaccactagcacacctcatacagctagtcaatctctcactgacattttaaaacaatatatttaattatttaattgagctgttggtgaaatttaacaaagtcatggaacggctgaggtgcccctgaggagaagtttgggaactgaagcggtgttcatctagccatccaacaggatatcagtaactttttagaaaacagaattaCTAGTTCTTATTGTGTTACtcctaatttgcacatgttctaatgttaaattgtgttttttgttctaagccaaagtgcacttgctacccagacaAACAGCTTTGGACATTTCTTTGGACGGcctgagacttttgcacaggactgtagatatttattaataataaaaccccaGTGAGGAATCAGGGGAGGCAGAAAAGGCAGATTTTGCATATTTAAACTATTATATTTAGTAAAGGGCACATTCTGTACAATAAACATATAGAGTGTCACAGTGTCGAGAAACACCATTAGAGAAGCTACCCCATCTCGTGCCCTTACATTCTCACCAAGAGGCCTAAGATTAGTAGTTTGAATATactttcaaatgtattaaaatatattttaactgTGTCGTATGTACTGTATGCTACAATTTCTTAGACACAATACTATTTTAAGACTTATTTATTTGGCATAGTAAATACTGCAATAACTTGTTCttaaaaattaatataaaatattattgaCTGAATATTCTGTTGTCATAAAATAAGGTAATTGCTTGTAGAATCTTAATCAATCCTTACGGATTCAAGGAAATAATATTCCACCTATCCCTTACAATATTTATGTCCTTGTgacaccacaccccccccccccccaccattcaagataatattacataaatccatgtatcaaacaatatacattgtgcgtttttttttttctattaatagGGGATATATAGATTTTTCTGGTATTTTAATGTATGTACATTTTCCCTATCAGCCAAATGAAATGCTTTTCCAGAATAATTGAATCGTAATATCTAGGGACTCCCATGGGAGATTATTATTTAATCCAGGTTGGTTTTATTATCGTGACGGAGAAGAAGTCCTTTGACAGTCAGCATCATCTTCAGGTCTCGCTTGAGGTCAATCGGACAGTCAGTGTTGTCATAGCCAAATGGTCCATAATATTGTAGCCAAATCACTTGATCGAACTAGCTTTGAACTgcaatttaataatttattttatgAATTCTAACAAACATGCCCTTGCTGAATGCCTCCTTCTCCCTGTATAGGAAACGTGTCTCACCATGCGCTATAAGCCATATGGGCCGGGCCGGGCCGGCAGGAATGAGGGAAATGAACTTGGCTGCCACAGAGGCTCTTTGTGTTGAATAGCTTCTTAAAAACAAACGAAACACTCTTCCTCTTTAACCGACCCCTCAACGTATGACATCATCGTCTGCAGAGATGCAGGGGAAAGAATTTGGCTTTAGTGAGCAGAATAGAAGAGAGGCGTTGTgcagaaaagggaaaaaaaaaataaaaaacaacagaagcaggACGCGGCGATGCAGGATCAGTTCAGCTCAGTAATGTTTTGGAAAGCATAAGGAGAGAAGCCCAGTGTTGTGGTAAGAATTATCTGAGAATCGTGTTAACTTAATCCAGTGAAGAAGGATGGGGGAAGCATTGAGGTTGAACGTTATGCTTTCTGTTCTAACGTGACTGAATAGGCCATGAATAAAAGACTTTCGGATAGGCCGACACATTCAGTACAATTAAGGTTCAGCCAGTTGGAACTTTTACTTACAGAATCGATTGTTCTTGCCTTGTTCTTTTGCATATTGCATTCTTAGGAGACATTTCTCTTTTCATTAGACAAGAATAGTATAAGTAGAGTAGTGTGATACATAGAGGCAATGTTTACACGCAGTGTTTTATAATACAGATGTTTTTGAGTACATGGCATTTTCCCACTGTAATAGTAATCTGTTAGTTAAACTTTACATTTTGTAGACGTATCTCTTTCTTCTTATTTGTATGCACGACCCAGGCTCTGAGCACATTTGTCATGGGAACCGAGTGGGAATGCAGACTGCCGGCCTGTGAGCTAGCAGGATGTACTTTGTAGTCTGCAGTTAGGCTTCTCTGGCAGACACGCTCCAAATGCAAgctgcaaacctgaagcagTTAACCTTTTATGGCCTCGTAATCACTTCCAGATGTTGGGAGCCGAGCACATTGCACACGCTGAGCACATTGCACAATCCCGAATTTCAGTCAAAAGAGAGAATAAGTTTAATTCTAAAATATGCGAAGGAGCTGAAGACACTCTTCACGCATCTTTCATGTCTGCTTGGCTTTGGACTGTTATATAAAAGAAACCACATCATTCTGATATGTTTCAGTTAAACGAAAAAAGATGAActtattatatataaaataaaaacctttaaaaaccAAATTATTATGTGATGCGTCTGTATATGTAAAATCATACATTTAAGCTTAGACTGCTTTGGATACTTTTGAGTCATGTGCAATGTAGCTGTTTTATGGCAATCAAGGAACCTCTTAGCATACATGCTTCATTAACTTGTCACGCATTTATTCACTTATTTAGTAAATTCCCGTATGTGTCAGTTTCAGAACATAATTGAGGCCATTCAGTCCTACGCTTTCAAACTAAACGACATTATTTGCTATTTGTTAGCCGTTCTGTGTTCGTGGTTTTAAATTCTTTAACCAGTATACTTGGTAGTTAAGCTGCCAGTTCACATAAGATCACCAATCGCCTCACTGTGAACCATCAATGTCCTGATTGCAGTTGGTTGACCAAAGATGGAAAGCAGGCCCGGCTCTACCTTTTTCGAGGAACCCCAGGCCAAACTTTACTTGAGAGGCTGCACTACCATGAAAAGTGATGATCGTTTTGCTTCCTCCACAAAGCCAGTAATTTAGGGGCCTATTCTGCCTACAACTAGAGACAGCCCTGAGGTGAATGGCTAGGCTATATCGGTGATGTGTGTAGTCTCAGTATATTGTGGAATTTAATTTTATGCACGTACAAATAAATTCTTATGTCATATTTGCATTTTTGCCTTCTTGATTACATTTGTTGACTGTTTGCTTACACCCTGGCTTGCCCTATTGATTTTTGGGCATTCTGTGTCTACTGCATGAATTAGCAAACTGTCATATTGTCTGTGAAATATGTCTGAGTCTATGCCCTGTAGCCTTATATATTTCCTTGGAATGCAATATAAAGCTGTAAGAGCAAAAGCAATATTTTTGgtttgaattttgttcaaaaCACGGCAGGTCAAAAGATCAATAATTCATGAAGAGGCGACATAATCTGGAGCGTAAATTATGATGTTTATTTTTGTagattcgttttttttttttttgccattcaCACTGAATGATGAAACTACGATGAGGTGGCAGCTTGTGGCGTCTTCTAAGATACGTCTAATATTTTGTCTTAATATTGTCTTTCACCGTTTGTTATTTAGTTAGTCTCCTGCCCATCATTCTGCTGTGACCTAGGAACCTCACCGCTTGTGTTCATGCCAGGGAACCCTAACTGTCACCTCAAGATGCTCTTGAACATTTTCTTCCCTTTAACTGGAAGAGAAGTATGTTGGGACGAGCATAGGAAAGCAGCAATTGGGCCAAAAGCAAATGCAGCatcaaaatgtaaatgtagccGACCGAAAGGCAGGACTTTAATCCCCACTGCAATTTTGTACatattacaactttctgatgtgGAAAATTTGTAATAATTTGCAGAATTCGTTAACCAGTGCAGTCAGCCCACCACATGAGTGTAATGTTAATCACCTTTTAGGCAGAGCTATCATTATTTATAGTACTGTAAACAATAAACAGGaaataattttatattaatattaatatgacGCATCTTCTTGTTTTTCATACCTCCTGTctttgtgtgtattttttttagaGATCCTCCAAAGATGGCAGTCAGTTGAAGAGAGAGATTCCCTCAAAGAGTGTCACTTTCCTGGACTCGGTCAGCGTGATATTCGGAGGTGGAAGCATCATGGAGGCCCCACCAGAAAGCCTAGATGATTATCACCATTCAGGTGGCCCTGATACCGTGCAGGACGTGCAGGAAACACTGGAAAGGGATGCAGCTAAGGAAGAACTTCACTCTGATAAGGGAGCAAACTGCTGGGATCCTGATACCGCATCAGAGGAAACGTCTGCTGAGTTAAAGACAATCAATATCCCTGACACAGGTGCATCTTTCCTACAAAACAGCTGCCATGATGCCGATATGCAGTCACCGTACAACAGTGAGGCAGTGACAGAAGGAATGAAGCAGGCCCCTTTTAACATTGAAGGTTCCGAAAAACACAACGGTCACTCAGGGTTAGCAGAGACGGATTACAAAAATCTTCTAGGGGATACCACTGTGACGGCAATTAAGAAGGAACCCCGCTTCGAGCTTCGTGCTTTCCAGGAAGAGAAGAAACCTTCTAAGCTGTTTGACACGTCGGAGAGAGAGCAAATTCACGTGAAGAAGGTTAGACCCTCTGAAGAGATGGCGGAATTGGAAAAGGAACGACTGGAGCTGATCCGAGGCCAGGCAGTCAAGAAAAATCCTGGAATAGCTGCAAAATGGTGGAATCCGCCTCAGGAAAAAACCTTAGAGGAAGAACTGGACCCAGAGCAGCTTGCGTCACATCGGAGGTATGAGGAGAGGAAACAGAAAAGGCCAGAAATATCAAATATGCCACCAGTATCATCAAAACCGACTGCAGTCCCTGTGGATCCACCAGAAGTCAGCAAGGAGGATGTGGTCATGGAGCAGATCGGTTTCTCTGTGGCACGAAGCCAGTTCCTTCAGATGGAGAATAACAGACCGGTCCAAAAAAGAGACGTTACTCCTAAAATCTATTCTGCCAAACCCTTCAGAACTTCAAATATTACAAATGTAGAAAGGCCAAACACTCTGACCGCTGACGTTCATGTTACTCAAGATATCAGCGAAGTCACCACATTGAAATCCCACAACTGCTACACTGTAGGGGAATCTCCCACTAATCGATCAACCGGGAGCACACCAGAGAATGAGATTAAAGACAATAGCGAAACATGGGTAGATGATGAAGACTTCACACCTGTCCGGGCTGTGATGACTTTCCTTAAAGACGAAGAGCCTGATACCTTCACAGACTCTTCCTTTAAGTCAGAGGAATCTGATGACGGATTAGATGCTCTTCCCCTCAGACCTCAGGGCGACAGCATGAAGAAGCGCGTCGGACTGGGAAATGTGAGTGACAGTATTGCTCCCAGCGAGACTGTCACCATCTCTCTGACAGATCAGTCCTTCTCTTCCATGTCACATATCGTCCAGACGGTTAACATTGGGCCAGACCTGTCAGTTAACAAGCCTCTTGTGTTGAAAGCTAATGACACAGATATTCTGACAGAGGAACAAATAGAGTACCACGCAGGCATTTTAGTCCAGAATGCCATCCAGCACGCGATTGCCCAGCAAACTGTGTCACAAGGCCCGGAGGAACCTCCACACTATGATCAAAATAATCTCATACTGCAGCCTTTGGAAGAAATCAATAAATGTCAAGATGGATTGGTACCTCCCCTGGAATGCAGGAGTCCTAATAAGATGAGTGAAATTGCTGCACTTCCAATAGAAGTGGACTCCAGCAGTTACAGCGAGCCTCCGGATCGCTCTCCAAAATCCAGCGGACAGTCAGAGTTCAGCTATTTCAGTAAATATTCCCAGGCAGCCGAGCTCAGGAGCACTGCCTCAGTAACAAGAAACCAAGACAAGGAGGTCAGCTCGGGGCCCTTCAGGCTGCGATCTCACAAGCAAAGGACCCTCTCCATGATCGAGGAAGAAATCCGAGCAACTCAGGAACGAGAGGAGGAGCTAAAGAGGCAGAGGAAGACACAGTGCAGTCTAAAGAAAAATCCCAAGATCCTGCCGTCCGGGCTGAGTCCCACAGGAAGGACAGCACCTGGTAAGGCTCACACTGCGTCAAACTTCATGCTTTCATTAAAAGTCACAATTGTTTGTTTATCCAACTCTTTAGTGTTTTTCATCAGAAATGATTGAGTATTTTACTTTAATCCTTTTCTGGATACGGTCATTCACACTTAATCCACTTATCCAATATACATGTTTCCACATTAAAAGATGACAATGTgttttcattacataaaattgGTGAATATTAGCAACTGAAATGCTTTGATTTAAGTGgcagggaaaaaaacataaGGTGGTAAGGGTTACTTCAGACGCTCTACAGTGGACTGTTTTTCGCAAAGACATGGATTGGTAaagctttacttgagggggaaCAAATAATGCAGCATTATGctcttacttatgtattaattaaccacaaactaagtcttaattacattctgatctcatgttcgttcatcattgATGAATTGTAAAGCATCGTATATCTCACCTAGcggctatatttgttcatgattagttagttttttttttgtttgttttatttgtttatttaaacaagGACATTGCACAATAAACAATCTTGTATAACAAGGAAAGAAGCATGAAACCAGGTTTTAGCAAATATTGCTATTTTCCGCCTGTCGTCCCTAAGCAGGTAAACGAAATAATAAATTAGAAACAAAATAAAGACAATGATGTATACAATACAGGTCATAAAGTCGTACAGACAGTTCATTTCAACCCCCTAATATGCCATCCCAGATAACATAAAATACAGGTCACATTAGTAAAACACGCATGCACCAACTCATGAAGGTGTGGATGTTTGATCTGACAATATCCAACTCTTTGTTAAACTACTAAAAGATACTAAATTTGTGCATAAAATACACTCAGTTGGTAAATTATCCCATTGATTTATAGCTGAACAGGAGAAAAATTACTTAACAAAAGAGGTTTTATGTTGCGGAAAACTGCATTCTCCTCTTAAGGTAGATCTAGCTTCTTGTGTTATTTTTTCAGAGTAGAGTGTAACAATTTTTTTAAAGGAGTAGAATGATTgaatgattttaaaatataaagatataaaaaaataaattaacgtAAAATACCATATTTATTCAATATATGAGAATGATGATATTGACGTTTTTTTGTCATGAATTTGTAGGGTAGCTTTATGTAGTGATTCAAGTCTTAAGGTTGCTTCACATGCCTGCATTGGATAAAGGGTAACACCCAAATATTTGAATtgttccatttctttatttgctGTAATACTGGGACAGTTTTCAGTTTCTACCTGTTGTTATTTCAACATTGAGTTAGTAACTGAGTTCAGTAAGTGTTTGTGcccccttaagtaaagtgttaccccgaATTTTACATTGTTAATCATTGGTTCTTCTCAGAAGAACAAAAACAAGCCTCTCATTACTCTTATATGGAGTACAGCTGTAAAGCTAGACTTTAATTATCACTGCAGTAATTCTGTGACAACATAAAAGGACGACTATATGTATTATCTGGAACAGATTTCATACATTTGTTAAAGTTGTTAATGCCATCGGAACAATGTTTTCTTATTGCATTTGTAGTTGTGAAAGTTGCATAAAagtgctgagggggg contains these protein-coding regions:
- the LOC125746008 gene encoding A-kinase anchor protein 2-like isoform X4, translated to MHKEAKLLMMPGSQGKQAASQTRYEYKEEVTEMPEASSEKPVTMLFMGYHSVEDEEETKRLLGFNGTIKAEIVLIDEDDEKSLREKTVTDISTMDGNAADLVSGQPLSDTTEPSSEGKDESSDKELPAPGPVLMSELMKADCHVLAGAQIISTATRSSKDGSQLKREIPSKSVTFLDSVSVIFGGGSIMEAPPESLDDYHHSGGPDTVQDVQETLERDAAKEELHSDKGANCWDPDTASEETSAELKTINIPDTGASFLQNSCHDADMQSPYNSEAVTEGMKQAPFNIEGSEKHNGHSGLAETDYKNLLGDTTVTAIKKEPRFELRAFQEEKKPSKLFDTSEREQIHVKKVRPSEEMAELEKERLELIRGQAVKKNPGIAAKWWNPPQEKTLEEELDPEQLASHRRYEERKQKRPEISNMPPVSSKPTAVPVDPPEVSKEDVVMEQIGFSVARSQFLQMENNRPVQKRDVTPKIYSAKPFRTSNITNVERPNTLTADVHVTQDISEVTTLKSHNCYTVGESPTNRSTGSTPENEIKDNSETWVDDEDFTPVRAVMTFLKDEEPDTFTDSSFKSEESDDGLDALPLRPQGDSMKKRVGLGNVSDSIAPSETVTISLTDQSFSSMSHIVQTVNIGPDLSVNKPLVLKANDTDILTEEQIEYHAGILVQNAIQHAIAQQTVSQGPEEPPHYDQNNLILQPLEEINKCQDGLVPPLECRSPNKMSEIAALPIEVDSSSYSEPPDRSPKSSGQSEFSYFSKYSQAAELRSTASVTRNQDKEVSSGPFRLRSHKQRTLSMIEEEIRATQEREEELKRQRKTQCSLKKNPKILPSGLSPTGRTAPGKIEKIRPPPPVSPSSEGSPTPSISDVSSDDSAGPQRAKNFMQTLMEDYETHKVKRREKVEDASVRVCVLVSVRTAAWWEDRRGCRSSCFLFRHILSSTIMKPSVTGATSVISLILTIPLQKSLHVCLSVCLSVCLV
- the LOC125746008 gene encoding A-kinase anchor protein 2-like isoform X5 is translated as MGGAVTRANTRELVLLRRSNQSPIALERNRNLQNYTIHSLFRVVLQRREAGHGIELKLSVLCKSVPPQTATQRSHIPHGFAECAHLPGPAQDGLYANTVRALRYYLTRPERKPISLRSAEDYFSEIKSSDERSSKDGSQLKREIPSKSVTFLDSVSVIFGGGSIMEAPPESLDDYHHSGGPDTVQDVQETLERDAAKEELHSDKGANCWDPDTASEETSAELKTINIPDTGASFLQNSCHDADMQSPYNSEAVTEGMKQAPFNIEGSEKHNGHSGLAETDYKNLLGDTTVTAIKKEPRFELRAFQEEKKPSKLFDTSEREQIHVKKVRPSEEMAELEKERLELIRGQAVKKNPGIAAKWWNPPQEKTLEEELDPEQLASHRRYEERKQKRPEISNMPPVSSKPTAVPVDPPEVSKEDVVMEQIGFSVARSQFLQMENNRPVQKRDVTPKIYSAKPFRTSNITNVERPNTLTADVHVTQDISEVTTLKSHNCYTVGESPTNRSTGSTPENEIKDNSETWVDDEDFTPVRAVMTFLKDEEPDTFTDSSFKSEESDDGLDALPLRPQGDSMKKRVGLGNVSDSIAPSETVTISLTDQSFSSMSHIVQTVNIGPDLSVNKPLVLKANDTDILTEEQIEYHAGILVQNAIQHAIAQQTVSQGPEEPPHYDQNNLILQPLEEINKCQDGLVPPLECRSPNKMSEIAALPIEVDSSSYSEPPDRSPKSSGQSEFSYFSKYSQAAELRSTASVTRNQDKEVSSGPFRLRSHKQRTLSMIEEEIRATQEREEELKRQRKTQCSLKKNPKILPSGLSPTGRTAPGKIEKIRPPPPVSPSSEGSPTPSISDVSSDDSAGPQRAKNFMQTLMEDYETHKVKRREKVEDASVRVCVLVSVRTAAWWEDRRGCRSSCFLFRHILSSTIMKPSVTGATSVISLILTIPLQKSLHVCLSVCLSVCLV
- the LOC125746008 gene encoding A-kinase anchor protein 2-like isoform X2, whose protein sequence is MSETDLQKERLQALALKRKRQAEIEEKRRKLEDLILRLQHLKSKAKRERWLLQGTSAATEEEEEERQRQIEKDEEEVKELEESIHRLENEIDQLKNEESEISAKELVLRERLRKSQESGVDRLNNPQEQDREAENHISSQNPDLLELPPQTRPAAFEDKKLSKRPVCAMEIYVQKDRKTGDAVILSASAVSPQEAQHRGVKVFDDGCKVVYEVQSGQPPAVENGLHTLTSSEVDKILQLVNQSHGHEAASRLMVTSPDPDTDASNGGLGKKEAKMHKEAKLLMMPGSQGKQAASQTRYEYKEEVTEMPEASSEKPVTMLFMGYHSVEDEEETKRLLGFNGTIKAEIVLIDEDDEKSLREKTVTDISTMDGNAADLVSGQPLSDTTEPSSEGKDESSDKELPAPGPVLMSELMKADCHVLAGAQIISTATRSSKDGSQLKREIPSKSVTFLDSVSVIFGGGSIMEAPPESLDDYHHSGGPDTVQDVQETLERDAAKEELHSDKGANCWDPDTASEETSAELKTINIPDTGASFLQNSCHDADMQSPYNSEAVTEGMKQAPFNIEGSEKHNGHSGLAETDYKNLLGDTTVTAIKKEPRFELRAFQEEKKPSKLFDTSEREQIHVKKVRPSEEMAELEKERLELIRGQAVKKNPGIAAKWWNPPQEKTLEEELDPEQLASHRRYEERKQKRPEISNMPPVSSKPTAVPVDPPEVSKEDVVMEQIGFSVARSQFLQMENNRPVQKRDVTPKIYSAKPFRTSNITNVERPNTLTADVHVTQDISEVTTLKSHNCYTVGESPTNRSTGSTPENEIKDNSETWVDDEDFTPVRAVMTFLKDEEPDTFTDSSFKSEESDDGLDALPLRPQGDSMKKRVGLGNVSDSIAPSETVTISLTDQSFSSMSHIVQTVNIGPDLSVNKPLVLKANDTDILTEEQIEYHAGILVQNAIQHAIAQQTVSQGPEEPPHYDQNNLILQPLEEINKCQDGLVPPLECRSPNKMSEIAALPIEVDSSSYSEPPDRSPKSSGQSEFSYFSKYSQAAELRSTASVTRNQDKEVSSGPFRLRSHKQRTLSMIEEEIRATQEREEELKRQRKTQCSLKKNPKILPSGLSPTGRTAPGKIEKIRPPPPVSPSSEGSPTPSISDVSSDDSAGPQRAKNFMQTLMEDYETHKVKRREKVEDASVRVCVLVSVRTAAWWEDRRGCRSSCFLFRHILSSTIMKPSVTGATSVISLILTIPLQKSLHVCLSVCLSVCLV
- the LOC125746008 gene encoding A-kinase anchor protein 2-like isoform X1 translates to MSETDLQKERLQALALKRKRQAEIEEKRRKLEDLILRLQHLKSKAKRERWLLQGTSAATEEEEEERQRQIEKDEEEVKELEESIHRLENEIDQLKNEESEISAKELVLRERLRKSQESGVDRLNNPQEQDRAEAENHISSQNPDLLELPPQTRPAAFEDKKLSKRPVCAMEIYVQKDRKTGDAVILSASAVSPQEAQHRGVKVFDDGCKVVYEVQSGQPPAVENGLHTLTSSEVDKILQLVNQSHGHEAASRLMVTSPDPDTDASNGGLGKKEAKMHKEAKLLMMPGSQGKQAASQTRYEYKEEVTEMPEASSEKPVTMLFMGYHSVEDEEETKRLLGFNGTIKAEIVLIDEDDEKSLREKTVTDISTMDGNAADLVSGQPLSDTTEPSSEGKDESSDKELPAPGPVLMSELMKADCHVLAGAQIISTATRSSKDGSQLKREIPSKSVTFLDSVSVIFGGGSIMEAPPESLDDYHHSGGPDTVQDVQETLERDAAKEELHSDKGANCWDPDTASEETSAELKTINIPDTGASFLQNSCHDADMQSPYNSEAVTEGMKQAPFNIEGSEKHNGHSGLAETDYKNLLGDTTVTAIKKEPRFELRAFQEEKKPSKLFDTSEREQIHVKKVRPSEEMAELEKERLELIRGQAVKKNPGIAAKWWNPPQEKTLEEELDPEQLASHRRYEERKQKRPEISNMPPVSSKPTAVPVDPPEVSKEDVVMEQIGFSVARSQFLQMENNRPVQKRDVTPKIYSAKPFRTSNITNVERPNTLTADVHVTQDISEVTTLKSHNCYTVGESPTNRSTGSTPENEIKDNSETWVDDEDFTPVRAVMTFLKDEEPDTFTDSSFKSEESDDGLDALPLRPQGDSMKKRVGLGNVSDSIAPSETVTISLTDQSFSSMSHIVQTVNIGPDLSVNKPLVLKANDTDILTEEQIEYHAGILVQNAIQHAIAQQTVSQGPEEPPHYDQNNLILQPLEEINKCQDGLVPPLECRSPNKMSEIAALPIEVDSSSYSEPPDRSPKSSGQSEFSYFSKYSQAAELRSTASVTRNQDKEVSSGPFRLRSHKQRTLSMIEEEIRATQEREEELKRQRKTQCSLKKNPKILPSGLSPTGRTAPGKIEKIRPPPPVSPSSEGSPTPSISDVSSDDSAGPQRAKNFMQTLMEDYETHKVKRREKVEDASVRVCVLVSVRTAAWWEDRRGCRSSCFLFRHILSSTIMKPSVTGATSVISLILTIPLQKSLHVCLSVCLSVCLV